The following nucleotide sequence is from Hippopotamus amphibius kiboko isolate mHipAmp2 chromosome 11, mHipAmp2.hap2, whole genome shotgun sequence.
TAATGTCTTCCTAGTAATTTCAGTATATCCTTGCTGTTCTTCCCCCTCATCCATTTACATCAAAATAaccagatatatattttaaagttgcaCGTATGATCTCTTTCCCCTCTTTGGAAAATAAACAGAACCTGAAATGGAGCAGGATGCTATAATccttccccccatgtcctcagacTGCcctttgtctgtggaaaaactttagccaaacaATAAGTTTAATCACttgaatcagagaagtgagaaaatgcagaaaccaaGGAAAACAGTTAAAGCAGACCAAATAATAGGACTTCttatttagtcattaagcaaagtcaaggacttttagtcCCTTCTCAAGGACTAcaggtaatattctgagccatgtcctgtgagctgtcttgtagatctTAAAACCCTCACTAGGCGGGAGAAggtaactacatgatgaccagactgtggccatgacataagctgccacaattccaagaactggcctcaaggaaatgggaacaaaccaaccctggaactgaagactaattgtacttaaaacaatcaggATGACGTTGATCAGACCACCGCGTGACctatttcaagatgactgtcagagcttcACGTAGCCCCCTTCTTCAGTGTGTAAAACTCTTGCCCTCTCAATGTCCAGGGGTCGGGGGAGTTGCCTTTGGACAGATGTCTGCCCTTCCTCCtggttgccagcatccaaaataaagcaaacttttctttccaccaacctggcccCTTTATTTCATTACAAACCTATAatgcctttcatttattttgggatATAAATACAAGGTTCCTAACATGGGCTGCAAAGCCTTTCATGTTCTGGTAGCAGTCTACCTTTTCAGCCTCATCATGTTCTACTccttttttgaagttttctttttatacattagTATATTTCCAAATTCTCTCTTCTATGTGTGGCAGGTGACTTGCACtttgttgaaaagaaagaaagcacaaaaggaaaagcaaccAGTAATACGAATAAGTACTGTTTTATTGATTAAGTATTTCATAAGAGGAAAAATTTTTGACATGTAGGAGTCCCACATATCacttaaattcaaataaatatggGTGTCTAGGTGAGTAGTTTGAATAGCAGGTATGATTTTGAAACAGCAGCTGTTATTTCAAATTTAGGTGAAGATGAAATATCCTTTTATCATATCTTGAACATATAGTCCTAATGGGATTTTTCAGGGGGAAATAGAGTAGGTTTACGTGTGtttgcagagagagagacacagacatggTATTTCAGCCAACACATTCTTAGTGATGACTCTGAGGttggaaaggaaaatgaatcaAAGAGAACCTGTTACTTCTAACAATCAATGTTTGGGAACAACCCTGTGAATGTGCCCTGAGTGTAGCTGCCGGCTAATCACATCTAAGGGGAAGAGACTCTGCCGTAGAAGAGGATGGTGTTGGTCTTGTTGTGTTTGATGAAGAACAGGAAAGGGTGGTCACAGTGGAAAGTGTCTGGAATTGGTCCTgattttctaataatttctatGCCTGTAGCAGCTGCAGCCTCTGTGCCCTCCTCATTCACCTCCACATAGGACTTGTGGACGACTTTCGACACCACCAGATCTCTGGTCCCGGTCATGCCCGAGAAGTCTGCGTTATTGAAGGCGGCCACCATCCCCAGGGCTGTCAGCGTGTCCTTGAGGTCATAGCTCTCTTCCACTTTGAACCGAGGTAGGTGTAAATCCACGAGTCCCTCCTTCATATTCTGTGGGCTCGTCCACTCTATTAACTTCTCAGCAGTGAGCTGATCTTCAAGCTGTAACAATGGAAAAGGGAACAAGCGGCAGGAGTCTCAGTGGACATCAAGCCCCTTAACACTGGGTTGAAATATGTGGGAAAACTTTAAGAGTagaagatggcggagtaggaggacgtgcactcactgcctcttgcaagagcaccagaattacagctaactactaacaatcatcgacagaaagacactggaactcaccaaaaaagacaccccatgttcagagacaaaggagaagccgcaatgagacggtaggaggggcacaatcgcattaaaatcaaatcccataaatgctgggtgagtgactcacaagctggagaacagttatactgcagaagtccacccgctaaagtgaggggtctaagccccacatcaggcttcccaacctgggagtccagcaatgggaggaggaatccccagagaatcagactctgaaagccagcgggatttgattgcaggacctccacaggacttgtggaaacagactccactcttggagggcacacagaaaagtgtgctcaccaggacccagggggaaggagcagtgaccccataggagactgaaccagacctgcctgctggtgttggaggcttgcctgcggaggtggggggggcagctgtggctcaccaaggagacagggacactggcagcaggggttttgggaagtgcttattggtgtgagccctcccagagtccgccattagccccaccaaagagcctgtgggctccacaataggtggcctcaggccaaacaaccaacaaggtgtgaacatagccccacccattagcagacaagcagattaaagttttactgagctccgcccaccaaatcagattaaagttttactgagcttcacccacccagccctacccaccatcagtccctcccatcaggaagcacacagaggctcctagatagcttcctccacaagagggcagacagcagaatcaagcagtatcagcagtatttcgccttgtggaactgaaaaccacagccacagagagatagagaaaatgaaaaagcagaggactttgtaccagataaaaggacaggataaagccccagaaaaacaactaaatgaagaggagataggcactcttccagaaaaagaattcagaataatgatagtgaagatgatccaggactttgaaaaaagactggatgcaaagattgaaaagtttaccaaagacctagaagaattaaagagcaaacaaacagagaaatgcaacacaataacggaaatgaaaaatacactagaaggaacaaatagcagattaactgaggcagaagggcaaatacatgacctggaagacagaatggtgatcatcactgatgcagaaaagaataaagaaaaaagaatgaaaagaactgaagacagcctaagagacctctgggacaatgctaaatgcaccaacatttgcattataggggtcccagaaggagaagagagagagaaaggacctgagaaaatattggaagagattctagttgaaaacttccctaaaatgggaaaggaaatagttacccaagtccaggaaggacagagagtcccaggcaagataaatccaaggagaaacacgccaagacatgtagtagtcaagctgacaaaaatgaaagacagagaaaagttattaaaaacaacaagggaaaaacaacaaataacatacaagggaactcccatcaggttaacagctgattttttagcagaaactctgcaagccagaagggagtggcatgatatatttcaagtgatgaaagggaagaacctacaaccaagaatactctacccagcaaggatctcattcagattcgatggagaaatcaaaagctttccagacaagccacagctaagagaattcagcaccaccaaaccagccctataacaaatgctaaaggaacttctctaagcgggaaacataagagaagaaaaggacctacaaaagcaacaacaaaacaattaagaaaatggtcataggaacatacatatcgacaattaccttgaatgtaaatggactaaatgcaccaaccaaaagacacagagtggctgaatggatacaaaaacaagacccatacatatgctgtctccaagagacccatttcagacctagggacacatacagactgaaagtgaggcgatggaaaaagatattccatgcaaaatgaaaatcaaaagaaagctggagtagcaatagtcatatcagataaaatagactttaaaataaaaaatgttacaagagacaagaaagggcattacataaagatcaagggatccatccaagaagaggagataattataaatatatatgcacccaatataggagtacctcaatacataaggcaaatgctaacaactatgaaagaggaaatgcaaggcagaaatagagacacaggtgtagagaataaacacatggacaccaagtggggaaagcggggagggttggggggaaatgaattgggagattgggacaccaaattgtacactctaaatatatgctgtttattgtgttaactgtatctcaataaaagttcttaaaaaaaaaaaagaaatgctatagCTTGcctaaagagtaaaaaaaaaaaaacaacaactttaaTAGTAGACATAAATACAGGAGATTGTTTCTTAGGTTTTATGTGAACAGGCAAAAATAACAGAGTCCTGAATACATCTTATATGATCAAATGTGTTCTTATATATTCATGACTCTGctctttttatgtatatatgtactcAATAATAATCTATGCCTATGTATACATATCTACAGAAATGTATCcatgtacatatatgcacacatatatgcaaCAACAGAATTGTTAGATAAAATTATTTGTGGATGATGAACCATCCACTTCTTACTCTTGTTATCTATGGCCTGCTTCAGTTTCAAATAGACTTCTCTTGTTCTTTTGCCCATAAATTTTTACACAGTGCATTGACAATGTACATCCTACTTTTACACCTTTTTCTTGCTTGATCTGTTTGTAACTTCTcccatatagatatatatttcttgAGTCAAGTTTATGCTGTTACATAAGAGTACCATTAAATGGATACTCAGTGTATGTATCTTTATTTAGTTAATATCTTTCAAGCAATCACTGCCTGTCATTCCCTAACCTAATCTCAGGTAATACAAACATGTACCACTGTTTcgtatttaaacattttcattattgtgAGCTACATCTGTCCAAAAGCTTTTCCCTTGTTTAGACGTGCTATAGGATAAAATCCTAGGACTGAGATTCCCGATGTCATTGATAACGGGGAATTTCGACCTGGAGCAGGAAGATTCTGATGACCCTTCACATTTATTGCCACATCACTTTCCTCGAGGATATCCAATTCCCAGTGTTAATACCTGTATATTTGGAGTATGGCAAGTTTAAGGCCACTTCTGCATCTTCCTTGGCTATTCCAGTAGTTGCAGATGGCCTTTTATGAAATGTCCTTTTTTGCCTAATATTGTGACTGGTATTCTTACATATTAACTTTATTATAACAATGCTAAGAGGAAAATTCTATAatttccatccctcccccccttttttgtgAACTCCTGACAATGAGGCTCTTAACGACTGAGCTCCTAGAGTCAGAATAGTTCAAAACTAAAAAGTGGGCATCAAGACAAGTCCATTTGCCCACAGTCTATATAAAACCACTGTGAATTAATGGGCAGTGTATAACCTTTGTTGTGTCATTTTCCTTGTTGTGTTTGTGAGTGAACTTGCAAATATTTCCATGTGTCACTTACATAAGAGTGTTAATTTCTTTGTCCTTAAATGAATGGCCTGGAATATACCAGAGGTTCTTATGGTTGCAAAATACTTACATGTGTACCTAGGCATATTTTTTTGAGAACTCATATTGCATAGTTTCATCAGAAGACAAATGATTTACAGATACATTCTTCATATCATACTGCAATATGAaggtattaattatatttttttgttctgtGCTTGAGCTCTGCCAGCCACTACTAGCAATCTATGAGCAGCCTATACAAGCTCTGTATCACTAGGAATGTAAGCAATAGTAGGACGTATTGGAGGTACCAGGCTTTACCTTCTGCAGACCATCTACTTCATCGGGCAGCAGCACCACCATGCTAAGCTCTTTGCATTTGTACGGTATTTCTAGGATCTTGACTTTCATGTCCTCCAGTAAGGTGAAATTGAGAAAAGTGGTTTGTTTCATCATCTGCACAGATTTGCTTGTTTCCTGCAGTAAATTCCATGACACAGATGCTAAGTGAgcataagtcaaagaaagagaatATTATTGAGGCATCAAACACATCCTCCTTCTGAGGGATGATCTGGGAAATCTGTGGTTTGGAGACTAGAGTTTCTTCAAGAATCCCAactaaataaagtaaaagaagaaagaccAGAAAATAAACCTTAATAACTTCTATCTGCTCCATGCAGTTATATATTAAtgacaatatatttaaatttaacatGGGATGTGAAGCTATGttacattatatacataaatcATAGACAATACCTTGTTCAGCCAAAATTTTTCCTGcacagtattttctttcttaaattcctGGAGCCACTTCCCTTTGAAATAGATCGCGGTCACCAGGACCAGAACGGTAACGCTGTCAAAGGAGTCTTTTGGAAACAGTTCCTTGATTTTTTctgtcaaagaaagaaaatcaaaggtcTGTCATGAAAGGCACAAGTGGTTTGTCTGGAAGATGCTTTGAAAGCTACAACTGATGATTCAATATTCACACAAGTCAGCACATGAGGGACTCGGAGCCCGACTGTTCACAAGGTGAAGCTGTGCTCCTGGCAGCAGCCTGATGGAGCCGCCCTCACGGagaccccctccctctgcctgggaaggTGTTCAGTCTCTGTCTGTGGGGACATCAGTCATCTCACACTGCATTCTGATGAACAGATTTCAGCTGATCTTTCCACTGGtcagtttcctccttccttttatagctccctccctctcttgtttcctccatccttccttctaatcttcttttcttcttcattttcttctttgctttctattATTTCAGACTTGAACTCACTACTCAGAGGAAGTGGTCCTGAATGTTCTTTAGGACAAATGACCTGAAGGCTAAAATCTAAAACATGTGCTCAGATACCATTCCCTGGGGTGTCTTCACCTTCATTCTCCACTTTGAAGTGCTTCGGTGTGGCCTGTATttaggatgggagggaggacatGGTGCACAGGATGGAGACATCGTCCAGCGCCTGCCGCGGTTGGGGAGGACACTGTGACCAACGCTGCAGAGTGGGGGGTTTGGAGGTGGGCCCCGCATCTCTTGCTGCAGGTGGCAAGAAGGGTGGTTTGCAGGAGAGCTGCTCATTTCCCAATTAACAAAAGGTAAGTGAGGCCATATAATATTTTCTCTAGGGAGCATAGTCTAGAAGTTGTctctaatttaaagaaaaaaaagctaattgATGTGAAGTTTGAGCAGAGACTTGGGACCTACAGAGACACAGTCATTCACAGACTCAGCTGTGTTTCCTGGCCGCTGGTCCTGGGATCCCTCCTGGGCTCCCCTGTTTCTCTCCACATTGATCTGGGCCATTCCACTCTCTGCAGGGCCTCCCGCATCCTCTGAAATCTCATCTCACCCCAGGTCCTGGCACCCTATGCAGTGTCCAGTGCAGCGTTCACACAGGGCAACGACTCAACACTGATTTTTAATGAGTGACTCTCACAACCTACCATTAGTTTGAGTTTCCACCCAAGAATTAATCTTCTTTCGACTTTCTTCTGAAGCATGGACAAAATCAGCAGATTCCGCACTGGCCAGGTAAAATTTCTTAACATTATCTATGTATTCCTACGACAGGGGAAGAAAGAAACCAGGAATTAGGGTCACTTCTCAGCCTCTATGTCCGAATTCCCAAAGAAAATTATGTTCAATCATGACCACATTGCGTGCACAGTACAATCCCTAACCCCAGTGCCCTGGTGGGCTGTCAGGCTCTGGGACACTCCAGTGGGTGGAGCTGTGGTCAGGGAGCTGAACGCCCCACGGCAAAGACTCCGCACGTGGGTCAGCCggtctcctctgcctccccctcccccactgggagATTCGGACACAGGACCCAGGATGCAGACTAAGGCGTGAGAGCCATGAACTTACCTGAAGAAACGCAAAGCTCTTTTCTCCATAGAGCCTGTTGGCAACCTTCAGCTCGTAGGCATCACTGGGTTTCTTTATCTCAGTCAGAAGGTTTTGAAATTGATGATGAACATTTCCTGAGTTTTCACCCTTCAAACACCAGAAAGTGAGCTCATTGGATTCTCATTGTATGTAAACGCTGCCCCCCACAGGTCTGTTAGATCTGTACCTAGAGCCTGGCATCCCCACGGATGacgtttgttgttgttttcccatTTGGtgtatttcatttcaaatatcCTTTATAATCCTTACATTTGATCTTCCAGTAattcttccttcctgctctaaCACACTCGAAACTTTCGTCTTTTGAGCTAAAGATGCAGCAGCATTCCACGTTTGGGTTGTATGTTAATTGTTTCAGATGGTTTGGGTTGGCTTCCCAGCTAAACTTAAACTCCTTGAGGCCTCATCCCATAGTGCATCTCTAACAATCATCAACTGTGTGAGGACAGAAAACTTGTGTATTTTTCTGTGTGATGATATGATGCCTTGTTACTCTCCTTGGTGAGATCACCTTCTTAGACCCTTTGACTGTGATCTAGGCTGCTCACTCCTGATGCTCACACTGGAAACAGGTACAGTGTGTGCCTGGTACACGGGGAGCAGCTTCACATCAGCATCTCTAGCTCAGAGAACTAAGAAACTTCTCCAAGGAGACAGAGTCAGTTTTTCAACTCAGGCCTGTCTGAATCCAGAACCTCCCACTTGTGAGCTGAGCGTTTTGTACTATTTAGAGTATAAACCATAACTCTCAATCAATCATTTTCCAAAACATACTTGTTCATATGCTTATTGCTCTTAAACTAACATGagttaattaaaattacataatttcaGCAACCTACTGTGACtcctatacttatttttattctgtaataTTAATAATGCATAACATTTATCACGTTTTCCCTTTTCCGGGCTCTGATGTCCTGTTTCACATGTGTTTGCATCTTTGCAGCAGAGCTGCCCAGAGTTAATGGGGATGACATCATTGTGCCTCAGGGAAGGTGTTTTCTCCCACATTCCTCATTCCTGAAGAGCAGAGCAGGAATTTGAACTTACTCTTTGGGTTTCAGAGCCCCTGCTGTGAAGCACATGATCATGTCCTCTCAGGAAGAcaaacatatgaaataaaatgtaataggAAATGAGAAACACTCTGTGCAATCAATTTTGCCTTAGATTTCCCCTGAAATTGACTTTTCCCAGTTGATCTGAAATTCCCAGTTTAAACTACGACCCTCTTGGATATGTGATCTCCTTCTAGATCCAAAGCTCTGTGACTCACGGAATCTTTTGTGGCTCCTCCTTTTGTGCTCCCTGTGATTCCATTAAAGTGAAGGACCTGAAGGAGACAGGGAGTAGAACAAGGAAACTTTAAAGATCTACGTACTtcagagtaaataaaaaagaaagaaatgaaggaagaaaaaaagaaagaaaaagaagaacccatgaaaagaaacagaacaaaataccaaaccaatccaaaaaaaaagaaaagaaaagaaaagaaaggaaacctgaaagaaacaaagaataagaacaaagaaatgttCTGTGCAATCATTTGTTCCTTGAGAAACACAGAAAGTTTGTGAAAAACACAACGCTCGCTGATCACCAGCCAGTTCAGAGAATCATGACTCACTTTTCATTCGTTGCTGAGGAAACATGGGAAGAGGTCTCCCATGGGTTTTAGTCAGTGCATCACTTCTACCTGAACTCTCCCATTTAAGCCTTACCTCTGGTCATTGGGCAATTGTAGGGTTCATCCCAGCTCCCAAAGGAAGTCTGGGCACAGGGAAGAGATGGGGTGGAGCACTGGGGCAGAGTGTACGCCCCCCACAGCTCTGCGCCCACCCAGTCACAGGGATGCTTGCCGCTTCCTGTGCTACCCCTGGGGACAGCCAGACCTGTGGTCATCTGCACACCAGCCAACACAGAAACCAGTGCAAACATGTCAACATAGAGGAAGCTGCCACCTACCTTCTCAATTTCTGATGCAGTCTGTCCTCTGGCCCCTAAGGAAGTCATGGCTAAGGCTGATGTGATACTGAAAGGGGAATAGAAGATATTTTCCTGCTTTAGTTGTCTGATCTGTTGGAACAGGTCGATTGCAAAGTGGGTGTTTGCTTCACTGAGTGAACTCATGGTGGCTGGCCTTGGTCTGGAACTCCTGGAAAAGCAACAGATTCATTTTACAAGGACTTTACTGAAGGGAAGCTTAGTGCGTAACTgattttctcaaaagaaatgcCTTCTAAGTGGGTTGTGGGATTCTGACAAGGAGAgcttccttccttttacttttaaagcCTTTTCtcaatgtacatatatatgtttgaTAATTAAAAGACTATTGAAGTTAGTATTTAAAGAAATCTatgaaaatctaataaaatatcttaatcttttatttcttactaGCTCTGCTAAGAGTGGGTAGACAACGGTTTGTAACTGATACCAGGGCAAAGACTGACTGGGTAACAGCCAGCCGTCTCCCATTAGGTGCGTCCCTGGCTTTTCTTGAAGGATCTGTGGGTGCCAGACATCCTCCCCCGATCACATGAGTTCCCaaaggagcatttttttttttgccataaatCAGTTTCCTAAGAAATAAATGAGGGGGAAAAGGTCTTTCTCATTTACCCTGGCAGATTAAGTAACATCATACAGAATAAAATAGAtgtatgataaaaatatttgtcattttcagaAAGGAGGCCTGCAGTCAGGCAGAGCTGCTGGAAGCGCTTACCTGTGATCCTGGAGAAAGCAGGCAGCCGGTCAGCCTATGTGCCCTGGATGGTCAGGTCCTGAATATATACTCTCTCTTGCTGCCTCCCATTCCTCACAGCACCTGGTATTTCAAGTAAACCAACTACTGATTTCTTCACTAAGTACTGCCACTTTCATGAGCATGAAATCTCTATGACTAAGGACAAGATTAATATTCTATTTCTGTACTTCCTTTTCATCTGCAGAAGAAATGGTGACCTAGCTCTTATGAAATGCATATAGGTGCCTTTGCAACACCAATGAGAATAAAGTTAAATTTCCACTTCTTCACAAGGCCTGAGCTACTGTGCCCAGCCACAACTAACCCTCCAAGAATCTGCCTTCTATTATATGTTGACTTGTATTTAAGGCCATTTCTAACACCAAGAATGAAAAAGCCTACATTCTCTATCTTATTTTCTGCATGGGCTTTTCCAACCTGCCCACTTCCTTCAGAATTATTCTGTATAATGAGGAAAAGAGCTCCAATTCTCTGGTTAAGAGATCCTGCCCCTGCCAAAGTGTCTCAGCAGTTGGTGGAGAACAAGTGTCATTCGCCTTCCCCTAAAGGCTGGCCCTTGGCCGTGGTCCTCCCTGTGACCCACACGCCCCTTGCAGCGAATTTCAGAGGGTCCCTGGTGTCTAAGGTCAGTGGGAAGCTCATTTCCCTGCAGTGTaacctgctctcagtgagaagaATGATGGATACAGACAGAGGCCATTTTGATGACAGGGATCTACTTTTCACACAAAGGTGTATGAGAAACATGAATTGTTTGGGCTCCAGAATCATGACATTTCCTGGTCATCCTGCTCTTTAGCGCACCAGCTTCCGAGTCACAGTCTGGACAACGGAGTCAGATTCCcgtaagaagaaaagagaaaaagcctcTTCTTTGAGGGGCATTGTTATGTCTGATGTCACTGGAGCCTCCTTCTCATCATGGGCGTGGTGTTCTCATAgcagaaatatattaaaagttgTTGAATTCTCCTGAGGGGAGATATGTAGTCACCCGTTTCCCTCTTTAGCACCTTATTCAGGCTggtgcctttgttttcctcatttcacaGTTGACAGAAATGAGGCACAAAGCAGCTGAACAGAAGCCCAGGTTTTCTATGGCAGCGAACTGCCCAGGTGAGCTCTCCAGGCAGGCAGCTGGTTCAGGAAGCTGTGTGCGCATCCACTCTCCACAAGGTAGTCTGTTACACACTGGGCTTTTAGTGACATATCGCCTTGTGTTTAAATGAAAAGAACCTGTTTCGTTTGTCCCCTCAAAAGGGATAATGTCCTCCCACAAAATCTGAAGGGGTGGGACTGGGACCCCCAGTGTCCTCTGTGAGCCCCTCAGTCACTTGGAGGAAAGGCTGGGTTTCAGACATTTTTTAAGGGCTTGGTAAAATTTAGAACTTTTGGTGTGGACATATGTTTAAATTTCTCAGGCATTTACCTAAGTGTGAAATTTCTGGCTCAATGGTAAATTTATGACTGAGTTAGAAGAACTGCCAGCCTGCCTTTCACAGCAGCTGCAGCATTTTATGTTCCCTCCAGACTGTGATGGAAGCAGGTGTGTATGGAGTTCTGATTCTCTGCGCGTCTCCAGCACTTGTTACTGTCCTTGGTCCTTTTTAACCTCTGGCGTGAGCAGAGTCTGTAGTCCCAGCACATCATTCATTCACAAGAAGATTCTCCCACAACAAAGTCCCAGAAGCAGAGCTGATGGAGACATGAGGTAGAGGAAAGAGGAGATCTATGGTTCAGAAACCATCGTGTTACTTATAATACCTTTATTGTTTGGTAAAGAAATAGCTCCCCGATTTTGCGAAAACTTACGTCCTTGTGAAGGGTGTGAAGATTTGTCAGCATTATTGAGTTGCACATCATAGGGTgcat
It contains:
- the LOC130831025 gene encoding serpin B4-like isoform X1 — protein: MSSLSEANTHFAIDLFQQIRQLKQENIFYSPFSITSALAMTSLGARGQTASEIEKVLHFNGITGSTKGGATKDSVSHRGENSGNVHHQFQNLLTEIKKPSDAYELKVANRLYGEKSFAFLQEYIDNVKKFYLASAESADFVHASEESRKKINSWVETQTNEKIKELFPKDSFDSVTVLVLVTAIYFKGKWLQEFKKENTVQEKFWLNKETSKSVQMMKQTTFLNFTLLEDMKVKILEIPYKCKELSMVVLLPDEVDGLQKLEDQLTAEKLIEWTSPQNMKEGLVDLHLPRFKVEESYDLKDTLTALGMVAAFNNADFSGMTGTRDLVVSKVVHKSYVEVNEEGTEAAAATGIEIIRKSGPIPDTFHCDHPFLFFIKHNKTNTILFYGRVSSP
- the LOC130831025 gene encoding serpin B4-like isoform X2, producing MSSLSEANTHFAIDLFQQIRQLKQENIFYSPFSITSALAMTSLGARGQTASEIEKVLHFNGITGSTKGGATKDSGENSGNVHHQFQNLLTEIKKPSDAYELKVANRLYGEKSFAFLQEYIDNVKKFYLASAESADFVHASEESRKKINSWVETQTNEKIKELFPKDSFDSVTVLVLVTAIYFKGKWLQEFKKENTVQEKFWLNKETSKSVQMMKQTTFLNFTLLEDMKVKILEIPYKCKELSMVVLLPDEVDGLQKLEDQLTAEKLIEWTSPQNMKEGLVDLHLPRFKVEESYDLKDTLTALGMVAAFNNADFSGMTGTRDLVVSKVVHKSYVEVNEEGTEAAAATGIEIIRKSGPIPDTFHCDHPFLFFIKHNKTNTILFYGRVSSP